A genomic segment from Callithrix jacchus isolate 240 chromosome 8, calJac240_pri, whole genome shotgun sequence encodes:
- the INSM2 gene encoding insulinoma-associated protein 2 produces the protein MPRGFLVKRTKRTGGLYRVRLAERIFPLLGPQGEPPFLEEAPSASLPGTEREAPPTQEEPGKGLTAEAARELSGSPCRAAGVSRGAGGREGAEWRAGVREGPGPSPSSSPSPSPSPAKPAGAELRRAFLERCLSSPVSAESFPGVAAAVAAFSCSVAPAAAPTSGEQFLLPLRAPFPEPALQPDPAPLSAALQGLKRAAGGECRAKAPTGCASGPATAGIKKPKAMRKLSFADEVTTSPVLGLKIKEEEPGAPSPGLGGSRTPLGEFICQLCKEQYADPFALAQHRCSRIVRVEYRCPECDKVFSCPANLASHRRWHKPRPAAANATTASSADGKPPSSSSSSSRDSGAIASFLAEGKENSRIERTADQHPQARDSSRADQHQDSAARQGLQVLTHPEPPLPQGPYTEGVLGRRVPVLSSTSGGGGSEIFVCPYCHKKFRRQAYLRKHLSTHEAGSARALAPGFGSERGAPLAFACPLCGAHFPSADIREKHRLWHAVREELLLPALAGAPPETPGAGGPSDESAQQIFSCKHCPSTFFSSPGLTRHINKCHPSESRQVLLLQMPLRPGC, from the coding sequence CGCCCCCCACCCAGGAGGAACCAGGAAAGGGGCTGACGGCGGAGGCGGCCCGGGAATTGTCGGGGTCTCCATGTCGAGCGGCTGGGGTGAGCCGGGGGGCGGGCGGGCGGGAAGGCGCGGAGTGGCGGGCGGGTGTCAGGGAAGGTCCCGGGCCCAGCCCCAGCtctagccccagccccagccccagtcccgCGAAGCCGGCGGGCGCAGAGCTGCGTCGGGCGTTCCTGGAGCGCTGCCTCAGCTCGCCCGTCTCCGCCGAGTCCTTCCCCGGGGTCGCCGCAGCCGTTGCAGCTTTCTCCTGCTCCGTGGCACCAGCAGCCGCACCGACCTCGGGGGAGCAGTTCCTACTGCCTCTCCGGGCGCCGTTCCCAGAGCCCGCGCTTCAGCCGGACCCTGCGCCCCTCTCGGCCGCCCTGCAGGGTCTGAAGCGGGCGGCCGGAGGTGAGTGCCGCGCCAAGGCACCCACGGGCTGCGCGTCTGGACCCGCGACCGCGGGAATCAAGAAGCCAAAGGCCATGAGGAAGTTGAGCTTTGCCGATGAGGTGACCACATCCCCTGTCCTGGGCCTGAAGATCAAGGAGGAGGAGCCCGGAGCGCCGTCTCCGGGGTTGGGGGGCAGCCGCACGCCGCTGGGAGAGTTCATCTGCCAGCTCTGCAAGGAGCAGTACGCAGACCCCTTCGCGCTGGCCCAGCACCGCTGCTCCCGCATCGTGCGCGTCGAGTACCGCTGCCCTGAGTGCGACAAGGTGTTCAGCTGTCCTGCGAACCTGGCCTCCCATCGCCGCTGGCACAAGCCGCGTCCTGCAGCTGCAAACGCCACCACAGCCTCCTCCGCCGACGGGAAGCCGCCTTCTTCGTCGTCTTCGTCCTCCCGGGACTCGGGGGCCATCGCATCTTTTCTGGCTGAGGGAAAGGAAAACAGCCGGATAGAGCGGACTGCGGATCAGCACCCGCAGGCTAGGGACAGCTCCAGGGCGGATCAGCACCAGGACAGCGCCGCAAGGCAGGGCCTCCAGGTGCTGACACACCCAGAGCCACCGCTACCACAGGGCCCCTACACGGAGGGGGTGTTGGGGCGCCGGGTGCCTGTGCTGAGCAGTACCAGTGGTGGCGGGGGATCTGAGATTTTCGTGTGCCCGTATTGCCACAAAAAGTTCCGTCGCCAAGCCTATCTGCGCAAACACCTGAGCACTCACGAGGCGGGCTCGGCCCGTGCGCTAGCGCCGGGCTTTGGCTCCGAACGCGGTGCCCCACTCGCCTTCGCTTGCCCGTTGTGCGGGGCGCACTTCCCGTCCGCAGATATTAGGGAGAAGCACCGGCTGTGGCATGCCGTCCGCGAGGAGCTGCTCCTGCCTGCTCTGGCGGGGGCTCCTCCCGAAACGCCGGGCGCAGGCGGGCCATCTGACGAGAGTGCCCAGCAAATTTTCTCGTGCAAGCACTGCCCGTCCACTTTTTTTAGCTCTCCGGGGCTAACCCGGCACATCAATAAGTGCCACCCCTCAGAAAGCCGGCAAGTGCTGCTGCTACAGATGCCACTGCGGCCTGGCTGCTGA